From Lolium perenne isolate Kyuss_39 chromosome 5, Kyuss_2.0, whole genome shotgun sequence, a single genomic window includes:
- the LOC127298683 gene encoding septin and tuftelin-interacting protein 1 homolog 1 codes for MEEDAEGMDRLDMDGDFVGGRFGRDGEFYYEARRERAPQTRDDALYGVFADGDSDYDSDEDEASRRRRRFKRRRDEAEPDLTRPVQFVSKGVTDPQQPDEPEEEQRHGLGQAASSSRTAAVASEEEDQEEGYIDLPTGFGQRIAEGARARREEKERQEESAKRRRKAQSAGFEPGKPAPAPGSLESNAKVAKMMAMMGYKRGEGLGKNAQGITAPVETTLRPKNAGLGSVEGFKEPKAFTPKEKLPAPPPPPPAKKEKQRWSKKASVKKDQVMTKNELLARRAEQEHDEQPAFVQKVIDMRGPQARVLTDLKGLSTEHEMEANDVPMPELQYNVRLLVEETEADIVRLDGQLRREQEKVASLVREKEKAAKQEALQKHQLQVMEAIAGVLEQVRVDDTTGLLTLGGLLKTFQELKLSYEEEFKMCSVAWVACRFAHPLLIRVFQGWQPLQNPSFGLEVMSSWKDLLQGDQPYDFSDATESMAPYAQLVSEVILPAVRISGTNSWEARDPEPMLRFLESWERLLPPIVLHSILEHVIMPKLTAAVDSWDPRREKVPIHVWVHPWLPTLGQRIETLCHSIRYKLSSVLHVWQAHDSSAYAVLSPWKGVFDTASWEDLILRYIVPKLQMALQEFQINPASQKFDQFNWVMIWASAVPVHHMVHMLEVDFFSKWQQVLYHWLCSPNPDFNEIMNWYKGWRGLFPPELLANERIRMLLTSGLEMMNQAAEGLELVQPGARENVGFLRATEKRQFDAAQQASHRAVPGAAMSDMSFKDSIQEYAVDQGLLFMPRVGKFYKGMPVYEFGTVSVCIDSAKRLLYAQLQEGAERWSSVSLTQLLEMNRMARPR; via the coding sequence ATGGAGGAGGACGCCGAGGGCATGGACCGCCTCGACATGGACGGCGACTTCGTGGGCGGCCGCTTCGGCCGCGACGGGGAGTTCTACTACGAGGCCCGCCGCGAGCGCGCGCCCCAGACCCGCGACGACGCCCTCTACGGCGTCTTCGCCGACGGGGACTCCGACTACGACTCCGATGAGGACGAGGCGTCGCGCCGCCGCCGACGGTTCAAGCGCCGCAGGGACGAGGCCGAGCCTGACCTCACCAGGCCCGTGCAGTTCGTCTCCAAGGGCGTCACTGACCCCCAACAGCCCGACGAGCCGGAGGAGGAGCAGCGGCATGGGCTTGGCCAGGCTGCGTCCTCCTCGCGCACCGCTGCCGTCGCATCCGAGGAGGAGGACCAGGAAGAAGGGTACATCGACCTGCCGACGGGGTTCGGGCAGCGGATTGCCGAGGGTGCGCGCGCGAGGCGGGAGGAGAAGGAGCGGCAGGAGGAGTCAGCCAAGCGCCGCCGCAAGGCGCAGTCGGCAGGGTTTGAGCCTGGGAAACCTGCACCGGCCCCTGGGAGCCTGGAGTCCAACGCGAAGGTGGCCAAGATGATGGCTATGATGGGGTACAAGAGAGGGGAAGGCCTAGGCAAGAATGCTCAGGGAATCACCGCGCCGGTGGAGACCACCTTGCGCCCCAAGAACGCCGGGCTCGGCAGCGTCGAGGGGTTTAAGGAGCCCAAAGCGTTCACCCCCAAGGAGAAGCTGCCAGCCCCGCCGCCTCCACCGCCTGCCAAGAAGGAAAAACAACGGTGGTCCAAGAAGGCCAGCGTGAAGAAAGATCAGGTCATGACGAAGAATGAGCTGCTGGCGAGGCGTGCCGAGCAGGAGCATGACGAGCAGCCTGCGTTTGTCCAGAAGGTTATTGACATGCGTGGGCCTCAGGCTCGTGTGCTGACGGACCTGAAGGGTCTCAGTACTGAACACGAGATGGAGGCAAATGACGTGCCGATGCCGGAGTTGCAGTACAATGTGCGGCTGCTTGTTGAGGAGACTGAGGCTGATATTGTCAGGTTGGATGGGCAGCTGCGGCGGGAGCAGGAGAAGGTTGCTAGTTTGGTGCGCGAGAAGGAGAAAGCAGCAAAGCAGGAGGCTTTGCAGAAACACCAGCTGCAAGTTATGGAGGCAATTGCCGGTGTGCTGGAGCAGGTCCGGGTGGATGACACCACTGGTTTGCTCACTCTGGGAGGCTTGCTTAAGACCTTCCAGGAACTGAAGCTGAGCTATGAGGAGGAGTTCAAAATGTGCAGCGTTGCATGGGTTGCTTGCCGATTCGCGCATCCGCTGTTGATCCGGGTCTTTCAGGGGTGGCAGCCGCTGCAGAATCCGTCGTTTGGCTTGGAGGTCATGTCATCGTGGAAGGATCTGCTGCAGGGAGACCAGCCATACGACTTCTCAGATGCTACTGAATCAATGGCTCCATATGCGCAGCTGGTCAGTGAGGTCATCCTACCAGCTGTGAGGATATCAGGAACTAATTCATGGGAGGCTAGGGATCCGGAACCAATGCTCCGCTTTCTCGAATCATGGGAACGGTTGCTGCCCCCTATCGTGCTCCATTCAATATTGGAGCATGTGATCATGCCAAAGCTCACAGCTGCAGTCGACTCTTGGGACCCGCGGAGGGAGAAGGTACCAATCCATGTATGGGTGCACCCATGGTTGCCTACTCTAGGGCAAAGGATAGAGACATTGTGCCACTCTATTCGGTACAAGCTGAGTAGCGTCctccatgtatggcaagctcacgaTTCATCAGCTTATGCTGTTCTATCCCCATGGAAGGGTGTATTTGATACGGCAAGTTGGGAAGACTTGATACTGCGCTATATCGTTCCTAAACTGCAAATGGCACTCCAGGAGTTTCAGATCAACCCAGCAAGCCAGAAGTTCGATCAGTttaactgggttatgatttgggcTTCTGCTGTCCCGGTGCACCATATGGTCCATATGTTGGAAGTTGATTTCTTTAGCAAGTGGCAGCAGGTCCTCTACCACTGGCTGTGTTCACCGAATCCGGATTTCAATGAGATCATGAATTGGTACAAGGGCTGGAGGGGGCTTTTCCCACCAGAGTTACTTGCTAATGAGCGCATACGGATGCTTCTAACGTCTGGTCTTGAGATGATGAACCAAGCTGCGGAAGGACTTGAGTTGGTGCAGCCAGGGGCAAGGGAGAATGTGGGCTTTTTGAGAGCAACAGAGAAGCGGCAATTTGATGCAGCACAGCAAGCATCACACCGTGCTGTGCCAGGAGCAGCCATGTCAGATATGAGCTTCAAGGACTCTATTCAGGAATATGCAGTTGACCAAGGTTTGCTGTTTATGCCTAGGGTTGGCAAATTTTATAAGGGCATGCCAGTGTATGAATTCGGCACAGTGAGTGTTTGCATAGATTCCGCCAAGCGACTACTCTATGCGCAACTACAAGAGGGAGCTGAACGGTGGAGTTCTGTGTCTCTTACGCAATTGCTGGAAATGAACAGGATGGCGAGACCACGCTAG
- the LOC127298684 gene encoding cold-responsive protein kinase 1: MACFPLFRWKKNSRSQTVSAFWWNKKCRKHAVQQVTDMPTYGNVKIYSSKELKKATRNFCSANKLGQGSFGCVYLGKLKNGQKVAIKVLSSESKQGTKEFLNELSVISNITHPNLVKLYGCCVDGGQKMLVYNYLENNSIAKTLFGNSRSSIRFDWRTRVKICIGVADGLSYLHEEVRPPIVHRDIKASNVLLDKDLNPMISDFGLAKLFPGNMTHISTRVAGTLGYLAPEYAIRGQLTKKADVYSFGVLLLEIVSGRWHTDPRLPLQDQFLLETAWTLYESGDLESIIDKTLKDGFSTEEAHRFLRIGLLCTQDTAKIRPSMSMVAKMLKGECTVSDKIMRPGLITDVMDLKVRAIEPPQLTASPSMSPMDHSRVSTLALAGSTVIRESP, from the exons ATGGCTTGCTTCCCTCTGTTCCGGTGGAAGAAAAATTCCAGAAGCCAAACTGTGTCAGCATTCTGGTGGAACAAAAAGTGCAGAAAACATGCTGTGCAGCAGGTCACAG ACATGCCAACATACGGAAACGTGAAGATTTACTCCTCCAAGGAGCTCAAAAAGGCCACGAGGAATTTCTGCTCTGCAAACAAACTTGGACAGGGCTCTTTCGGCTGCGTCTATCTG GGAAAACTGAAGAATGGCCAGAAAGTTGCCATCAAGGTGCTCTCCTCAGAGTCGAAGCAAGGGACAAAAGAGTTCTTGAATGAGTTGAGTGTCATATCCAACATAACGCATCCCAACCTTGTTAAACTGTATGGCTGCTGTGTCGACGGAGGTCAAAAAATGCTGGTCTACAATTATCTGGAGAACAACAGCATTGCAAAGACCCTCTTTG GCAATTCCCGCAGTAGTATCCGGTTTGACTGGAGGACAAGGGTGAAGATCTGCATCGGTGTAGCCGACGGTCTCTCTTATCTGCATGAAGAAGTCCGGCCACCTATCGTCCACCGTGACATCAAGGCAAGCAACGTTCTGCTTGATAAGGACCTGAACCCCATGATATCGGATTTTGGGCTAGCAAAGCTCTTCCCAGGCAATATGACACATATCAGCACCAGGGTTGCAGGAACATT AGGGTATCTGGCACCTGAGTACGCGATCCGAGGGCAGCTGACAAAGAAGGCTGATGTCTACAGCTTCGGAGTTCTGCTCCTGGAAATTGTCAGTGGCAGGTGGCACACTGACCCGAGATTGCCTCTTCAAGATCAGTTCCTCCTAGAAACG GCTTGGACACTCTACGAGTCTGGTGATCTTGAGAGCATCATCGACAAGACTTTAAAAGATGGTTTCAGCACCGAGGAAGCACATCGGTTTTTGAGAATAGGGCTTCTGTGCACACAGGATACTGCAAAGATCAGGCCCTCCATGTCGATGGTCGCCAAGATGCTAAAGGGCGAGTGCACCGTCAGCGACAAGATCATGAGGCCAGGCCTGATCACAGATGTCATGGACCTGAAAGTCAGAGCAATTGAGCCTCCCCAGTTAACTGCATCTCCCTCAATGTCTCCTATGGACCACTCACGGGTGTCTACACTTGCACTCGCCGGTAGCACTGTGATAAGAGAGAGCCCCTGA